Proteins from one Sphingomonas sp. HF-S4 genomic window:
- a CDS encoding eCIS core domain-containing protein has protein sequence MRAGSAAPAGVHRALSRQGAPLSLSTRTHFESRFGVALDHVRIHTDEAAAQSAAQIGAHAYAVGSDVVFGQGRFAPGTSAGDRLLAHELAHVVLEGNADIVRRNLDDAAPPTRAQEIALSRTSPGMISGHARPMTLSLWNFGIDAATLKPEHRAVLQELGHLVQTRGSRTLTLRAVGFADETGPEAHNLDLSRRRAQAVATLLAPFAGRVRVTAVGEAHPAADNASIEGRSQNRRVDLLMALPPPPIPGPTPTPGPGPDPDPAPPGRDPDPDPPPRPPPSGPERPPSDDRTFCEEHPILCSLPILPGLPFLSPLICLVAPELCVGAVCVALPELCAIPIVPGPPGPPEPPDRPERPRQEDEGGPRVLFIPDVAAGNSPAGMPDRIGLRDPVLVTAVVQNPPPITQPITISLSAPHNAAGDASINGAATVDITGTTVLSILGTRMTEAPVGAHLQLGAAWQSSLVGWSNSFAVSSIAQDWTVALELARPARHGYEFSARMGWDSDSGRHDPDLVECYYVEAVVVDVERGGLRGFGIGRVNDPANPERNAYVPTFDEHGTPYPWLSRPGYSRVRQLFRMYDARAASGWVASRGSGFLIERIVERDTRNPACMQLTVRKTGAPVSVYGLSSSAGGGLIEHTFHSVHCPPPPRRDPPPGPEPVPVPEPDPVPTPRVRPQAEPECDRAELSRRVDACIEEARQGAIDCTLDLVTSPLTGWGGVGTGAGYYQCLDDMRARLLECDREAKRATHCPDTPPPPAPADEERESERPRLA, from the coding sequence ATGCGCGCCGGTTCTGCGGCGCCTGCGGGCGTACACCGCGCGCTGTCGCGTCAGGGTGCCCCGCTGTCGCTTTCGACGAGAACCCATTTCGAGTCGCGTTTCGGTGTCGCGCTGGATCATGTCCGTATCCATACCGATGAAGCCGCTGCGCAGTCGGCTGCGCAGATCGGCGCGCACGCCTATGCCGTGGGAAGCGACGTGGTATTCGGCCAGGGCCGCTTCGCGCCGGGAACGTCCGCCGGCGACCGGTTGCTCGCGCACGAACTCGCGCACGTCGTTCTCGAGGGAAATGCGGATATCGTCCGGCGGAATCTCGACGACGCGGCACCGCCGACGCGGGCGCAGGAGATCGCCTTGTCACGGACCAGTCCGGGCATGATATCCGGACATGCGCGGCCGATGACGCTCAGCCTGTGGAATTTCGGCATCGATGCCGCGACGCTCAAGCCCGAGCATCGTGCCGTGCTGCAGGAGCTCGGCCACCTCGTCCAGACCCGCGGAAGCCGGACGCTGACGCTGCGCGCGGTCGGCTTCGCCGACGAGACCGGGCCCGAGGCGCATAATCTCGACCTCTCGCGCCGCCGGGCGCAGGCAGTCGCCACGCTGCTGGCACCGTTTGCGGGACGCGTGCGGGTGACGGCGGTGGGCGAGGCTCATCCCGCCGCAGACAATGCGAGCATCGAAGGGCGTTCGCAAAACCGCCGGGTCGATTTGCTGATGGCGCTGCCCCCGCCGCCGATCCCCGGGCCCACGCCGACTCCCGGACCGGGACCGGACCCGGATCCCGCTCCCCCCGGGCGGGATCCGGATCCCGATCCGCCACCTCGCCCGCCACCGTCGGGGCCCGAGCGGCCCCCATCCGACGATCGCACCTTCTGCGAGGAGCATCCGATCCTCTGCAGCCTGCCGATCCTGCCGGGGCTGCCGTTCCTGTCGCCGCTGATCTGCCTCGTCGCGCCCGAGCTGTGCGTCGGGGCGGTGTGCGTCGCGCTGCCCGAGCTCTGCGCGATCCCGATCGTTCCCGGGCCGCCCGGCCCGCCCGAGCCGCCCGATCGTCCCGAGCGCCCGCGCCAAGAGGACGAGGGCGGCCCGCGCGTTCTCTTCATTCCCGATGTCGCCGCCGGCAACTCGCCAGCCGGAATGCCGGACCGGATCGGACTGCGCGATCCAGTGCTGGTGACCGCGGTGGTCCAGAACCCGCCGCCGATCACGCAGCCGATCACGATCTCGCTCAGCGCGCCCCACAACGCTGCGGGCGATGCCAGCATCAACGGCGCCGCGACCGTGGATATCACCGGCACCACCGTCCTTTCGATCCTAGGCACCCGAATGACCGAGGCCCCGGTCGGAGCCCATCTCCAACTCGGCGCCGCGTGGCAATCGAGCCTGGTCGGCTGGAGCAACAGCTTCGCGGTATCTTCGATCGCGCAGGACTGGACCGTCGCACTCGAACTGGCCCGGCCCGCCCGACACGGGTACGAATTCTCCGCTAGGATGGGTTGGGATTCCGACAGCGGCCGCCACGATCCTGACCTCGTCGAATGCTATTACGTCGAGGCGGTCGTAGTGGATGTCGAACGCGGCGGACTGCGAGGCTTCGGCATCGGCCGTGTCAACGACCCGGCCAATCCCGAGCGCAACGCATACGTTCCCACCTTCGACGAACACGGGACGCCCTATCCTTGGCTATCGCGCCCGGGTTATTCGCGGGTCAGGCAGCTGTTCCGCATGTATGACGCGCGCGCCGCATCAGGGTGGGTCGCCTCGCGGGGATCGGGCTTCCTGATCGAGCGCATCGTCGAACGCGACACGCGTAATCCCGCCTGCATGCAGCTCACGGTGCGGAAAACCGGCGCCCCGGTGAGCGTCTATGGCCTGTCGTCAAGCGCCGGGGGCGGGCTGATCGAGCATACCTTCCACAGCGTCCACTGCCCGCCCCCGCCGCGGCGCGATCCGCCGCCGGGGCCCGAGCCAGTTCCGGTGCCCGAACCCGATCCCGTACCGACGCCGAGGGTCAGGCCACAAGCCGAGCCCGAATGCGACCGCGCCGAGCTGTCGCGACGCGTCGATGCCTGCATCGAAGAGGCCCGGCAGGGAGCCATCGACTGCACGCTCGACCTGGTGACGTCGCCATTGACCGGGTGGGGCGGCGTCGGCACCGGTGCCGGCTATTATCAGTGCCTCGACGATATGCGCGCGCGGCTGCTCGAGTGCGACCGCGAGGCTAAGCGCGCCACCCATTGTCCCGACACGCCCCCGCCTCCTGCACCCGCGGACGAGGAGAGAGAAAGCGAGAGACCCAGGCTGGCATGA